In one Portunus trituberculatus isolate SZX2019 chromosome 31, ASM1759143v1, whole genome shotgun sequence genomic region, the following are encoded:
- the LOC123511047 gene encoding uncharacterized protein LOC123511047 has translation MPDSTAECTAAHFLSGWVSNFGAPVTIITDQGCSSSLTPGVDALPIILLTWRATEKEDLHHTPADLVYWEDLRLPGQFAAPGPPAGHALAFLPVLRQAMANLRPTPPRPPPSRPTHFPADLRDAAAVFLRTGATTGPLQPPYVGPYLVLHMGEKYVTLEI, from the exons ATGCCTGACAGCACGGCGGAGTGTACGGCCGCCCACTTCCTCTCGGGGTGGGTGTCAAACTTCGGGGCGccggtcaccatcatcaccgaccAGGGGTGCAGTTCGAGTCTCACGCCTGGG GTTGACGCCCTCCCGATCATCCTGCTGACCTGGAGGGCCACGGAGAAGGAGGACTTGCATCACACGCCGGCGGACCTGGTCTACTGGGAGGACTTGAGGCTTCCTGGCCAATTCGCGGCACCTGGGCCGCCCGCAGGACAcgctctggccttccttccggTGTTGCGGCAGGCTATGGCGAACCTCCGGCccactcctcctcgtccaccccCCTCCCGCCCCACTCACTTCCCGGCGGACCTTCGTGACGCGGCAGCTGTCTTCCTGAGGACTGGCGCTACCACAGGGCCTCTCCAGCCGCCATATGTTGGCCCATACCTTGTGCTGCACATGGGGGAGAAATACGTCACCCTCGAGATTTAG